From the genome of Prevotella herbatica, one region includes:
- a CDS encoding NAD(+) synthase — MNYGFIKVASAIPSVKVGDVKYNTAQIENLIAQAEGQGVEVIVFPELSVTGYSCQDLFRQDILLESAETAVMILLDFTRKLNIITIVGVPVIAGDLLLNCAVVIQQGEILGIVPKTYLPNYNEFYERRWFASSADLCHEEIRFAGHKMIMPAKSPVFTTSQGVRFGVEICEDVWAPTPPSNNLTLAGADIIFNMSASDELIGKHDYLKTLLSQQSARTMCGYVYSSCGFGESTQDVVYGGNAIIHENGKLLAEGERFSLSAQIVTAQIDVERLRAERRNNTTFVTAQHNAIIGDHDVDCHGIDVKSDFKLEREVDPHPFIPHTDDMKKSCEEIFNIQVMGLAKRIVHTNCKSVVIGISGGLDSTLALLVCVRTFDKLQLERRGIVGVTMPGFGTTDRTYNNALSLMKRLGITIREVSIAKSVTQHFEDIGQDISVHDVTYENGQARERTQILMDLSNKLNGMVIGTGDLSELALGWATYNGDHMSMYGVNSSIPKTLIKYLVRYVAETMEGGTSAILNDIIDTPISPELIPADENGNIKQKTEDLVGPYELHDFFLYYFLRFGFRPRKIFMLAQKAFYNTYNDEVIKKWLTTFCRRFFAQQFKRSCLPDGPKVGSVSLSPRGDWRMPSDAASTLWIKECEEL; from the coding sequence ATGAATTACGGATTTATAAAAGTCGCAAGTGCCATACCGTCAGTGAAAGTCGGTGACGTAAAATACAACACTGCCCAGATTGAGAATCTTATTGCTCAAGCTGAAGGACAGGGCGTTGAAGTTATAGTTTTTCCGGAGCTTTCCGTTACAGGATATTCTTGTCAGGATTTATTTCGTCAGGATATCCTTTTAGAGTCTGCTGAGACAGCGGTTATGATATTGCTGGATTTTACAAGAAAACTTAATATCATAACTATTGTCGGCGTTCCGGTTATAGCTGGTGACTTGTTGTTGAATTGTGCAGTAGTGATTCAGCAAGGAGAAATCTTGGGTATTGTTCCAAAAACATATCTTCCAAACTATAACGAGTTTTATGAGCGACGTTGGTTTGCGTCTTCTGCTGATTTGTGCCATGAAGAAATTCGTTTTGCTGGACACAAGATGATTATGCCTGCTAAATCTCCAGTCTTTACTACTTCTCAGGGAGTAAGGTTTGGCGTTGAGATTTGTGAGGATGTCTGGGCCCCGACACCACCAAGCAATAATCTTACTTTGGCTGGTGCTGATATAATTTTTAATATGTCGGCTTCTGATGAACTTATCGGAAAGCATGACTATCTCAAGACTCTTTTGTCTCAACAGAGTGCACGCACAATGTGTGGATATGTTTATAGCAGTTGTGGATTTGGTGAGAGTACTCAGGATGTTGTATATGGAGGTAATGCTATTATACATGAAAATGGCAAGTTACTTGCTGAGGGCGAGAGATTCTCTTTGTCAGCCCAGATTGTAACTGCGCAGATTGATGTCGAGAGATTGCGTGCAGAACGAAGAAACAATACAACTTTCGTTACAGCGCAACATAATGCTATTATAGGTGATCATGATGTTGATTGCCATGGAATTGACGTGAAATCTGATTTTAAATTGGAACGTGAAGTTGACCCACATCCGTTTATTCCTCATACAGATGACATGAAAAAGTCGTGCGAGGAGATTTTCAATATTCAGGTTATGGGGTTGGCTAAGCGTATCGTGCATACCAATTGTAAATCTGTAGTCATTGGTATCAGTGGTGGACTTGATTCTACGTTGGCTTTACTTGTATGCGTTAGGACATTTGACAAACTGCAACTGGAAAGACGTGGTATTGTAGGTGTCACTATGCCTGGTTTCGGAACTACCGATCGTACTTATAATAATGCCTTAAGTTTGATGAAACGACTTGGCATTACAATTCGTGAAGTTAGTATCGCAAAAAGTGTTACACAACATTTTGAGGATATCGGTCAAGATATAAGTGTTCACGATGTTACTTACGAAAATGGTCAGGCACGTGAGCGCACTCAGATACTTATGGATTTAAGCAATAAGCTGAATGGAATGGTTATCGGAACAGGTGACCTTTCTGAGTTGGCTCTTGGTTGGGCAACATACAATGGAGATCACATGAGTATGTATGGTGTCAACTCAAGTATACCAAAGACTTTGATTAAATATCTTGTTAGATATGTTGCTGAAACGATGGAAGGTGGAACTTCTGCTATTTTGAATGATATTATTGATACTCCTATAAGTCCAGAACTTATTCCAGCAGATGAAAATGGAAATATCAAACAGAAGACAGAAGACCTTGTAGGACCTTACGAGTTGCATGATTTCTTTTTGTATTATTTCTTACGCTTTGGTTTCCGACCACGTAAGATTTTTATGTTAGCACAAAAGGCTTTCTACAACACTTATAACGATGAAGTTATAAAGAAGTGGCTTACTACCTTTTGTCGGAGATTTTTTGCGCAACAGTTCAAGCGCAGCTGTCTACCTGATGGACCTAAAGTGGGTAGCGTAAGTCTCAGTCCTCGTGGTGATTGGCGAATGCCAAGTGATGCAGCAAGCACACTTTGGATAAAGGAATGCGAAGAATTATAA
- a CDS encoding DUF2027 domain-containing protein: MKIGDKVRFLSETGGGKVAGFQGNNIVLVEDEDGFQIPFPINEVVLIGEDNYATSKLVSSKMAAESKQNGIEPDGRSIKTLLKDGQDDVDVSLNEEDKYDTVDDEKEVTFRAPVEERKGGNMLSAYIAFVPMDINNVTSTRFETYFVNDSNYYIQFCYMIAEGNSWNLKYKGEVEPNTKLYIEEFGRDALNDMNHIAVQFISYKLEKGFILKPSVDAQFRIDPVKFYKLHTFQDTQFFESPALLYSLIVDDVPARPLVIDPKALKKEMFASADNEKKESQEHVGSYIRRYEDGKNGNAFKIKHRGDDDIVVIDLHADELLDTTAGMNTADILNYQMKKFRDILAEYANKKGQKIVFIHGKGEGVLRSSIINELHYRYKKYAYQDASFQEYGYGATQVTIR, encoded by the coding sequence ATGAAAATTGGAGATAAAGTAAGATTTCTTAGTGAGACAGGTGGCGGAAAGGTTGCAGGTTTCCAAGGAAATAATATAGTGCTCGTTGAAGATGAGGACGGTTTTCAAATACCGTTCCCTATAAACGAGGTTGTTCTTATTGGGGAGGATAACTATGCAACATCAAAACTTGTGAGTTCAAAAATGGCGGCTGAATCCAAACAAAATGGAATCGAACCTGATGGACGCAGTATAAAGACATTATTGAAAGACGGTCAGGATGATGTTGATGTTTCTCTTAATGAAGAAGATAAATATGACACTGTTGACGACGAAAAGGAAGTTACTTTTCGTGCGCCAGTAGAGGAACGCAAAGGCGGTAATATGCTTAGTGCATATATAGCATTTGTTCCAATGGATATAAATAATGTTACTTCGACTCGTTTTGAAACATATTTCGTTAACGACAGTAACTATTATATTCAGTTCTGTTACATGATAGCTGAAGGTAATAGTTGGAACCTTAAATATAAAGGAGAGGTAGAACCAAATACCAAACTGTATATTGAAGAGTTCGGTCGTGATGCTCTTAATGATATGAACCACATTGCGGTACAGTTTATATCATATAAATTAGAAAAGGGCTTTATATTAAAGCCTAGTGTGGATGCACAGTTCCGAATTGATCCAGTGAAGTTTTATAAGCTTCATACTTTTCAAGATACACAGTTTTTTGAATCTCCTGCTTTACTTTACAGTCTCATTGTTGATGATGTACCAGCAAGACCTCTTGTAATAGATCCTAAAGCTTTGAAAAAGGAAATGTTTGCAAGTGCTGATAATGAAAAGAAAGAATCACAAGAGCATGTAGGAAGTTATATCCGCAGATATGAAGACGGAAAAAATGGAAATGCCTTTAAGATAAAACATCGTGGAGATGATGATATCGTTGTTATAGACCTTCATGCTGATGAGTTATTGGATACAACTGCAGGTATGAATACTGCTGATATTCTGAATTATCAGATGAAGAAATTTCGTGATATCTTAGCTGAATATGCAAACAAAAAAGGACAGAAAATAGTATTCATTCATGGAAAGGGTGAAGGTGTGCTGAGAAGTTCTATAATTAATGAATTACATTATAGATATAAAAAATATGCTTATCAGGATGCTTCTTTCCAAGAATATGGATACGGTGCCACTCAAGTTACTATACGATAA
- the rlmD gene encoding 23S rRNA (uracil(1939)-C(5))-methyltransferase RlmD, translating to MTRKHKPYPILENVEIEAIAAEGKCLFHHEDKVVFVPFCVPGDIVDIQITRKKHSFMEGRVIKFIQYSKVRTTPMCSHFGICGGCKWQNLPYEEQLKAKQQQVFDQLTRIGKIELPEINPILGSVKTSEYRNKLEFGCANKRWYTQEEINAMPPREEGKEGNLNESAIGFHITGAFDKIYPIKKCWLMDDFHNSIRNEIQRYAKETGMTFYDIRAQHGLLRDIMMRNSNTGEFMVLIQFHYDVEGDEDRAKALLEHVADKFPEITSLIYVDNQKGNDTFGDLELTTFKGTDFIYETMEDLKFKVGPKSFYQTNTDQAYHLYSVARDFANLSGNELVYDLYTGTGTIANFVAHKAKKVIGIEYVPEAIEDAKVNSEVNNITNTLFYAGDMKDILTDDFIAEHGHPDIIITDPPRAGMHQDVVDVILNAAPKRIVYVSCNPATQARDLALMDAEYKVAKVQPVDMFPHTPHVENVVLLEKK from the coding sequence ATGACAAGAAAACATAAGCCATACCCTATATTGGAGAATGTCGAGATTGAAGCTATTGCAGCTGAAGGCAAATGCCTCTTTCATCATGAGGATAAAGTAGTATTTGTACCTTTCTGTGTTCCTGGTGACATTGTTGACATACAGATAACAAGAAAGAAACACAGCTTCATGGAAGGACGTGTTATTAAATTCATTCAATATAGTAAGGTACGCACTACCCCAATGTGTTCTCACTTCGGAATTTGTGGTGGTTGCAAATGGCAGAACCTACCTTATGAAGAACAATTAAAGGCAAAACAGCAACAGGTTTTTGATCAACTTACTCGCATTGGTAAAATAGAACTACCAGAAATAAATCCAATTCTTGGAAGTGTTAAGACAAGTGAATATCGCAATAAACTTGAATTCGGTTGCGCTAATAAGCGTTGGTATACGCAAGAGGAAATAAATGCGATGCCACCTCGTGAAGAAGGAAAAGAAGGTAATCTGAATGAAAGTGCTATCGGCTTTCACATTACAGGAGCTTTCGACAAAATATACCCTATTAAGAAATGCTGGCTTATGGACGATTTCCATAACTCTATTCGTAATGAAATACAAAGATACGCAAAAGAAACGGGTATGACTTTCTATGACATTAGAGCACAGCACGGATTGCTACGCGACATCATGATGAGAAATTCAAATACCGGTGAATTCATGGTTCTGATTCAGTTCCATTATGATGTTGAAGGTGACGAAGACAGAGCTAAAGCATTACTTGAACATGTAGCCGACAAATTCCCAGAAATAACCAGTCTAATCTATGTAGACAACCAAAAGGGAAACGACACATTCGGAGATTTAGAACTTACCACATTCAAGGGAACAGACTTTATATATGAAACGATGGAAGACCTTAAATTTAAAGTAGGTCCAAAGAGTTTCTACCAAACAAATACAGACCAAGCTTACCACCTATATTCCGTGGCAAGAGACTTTGCCAACCTATCTGGTAACGAACTTGTATATGACCTATATACAGGAACAGGAACGATTGCAAACTTTGTTGCTCACAAAGCAAAAAAGGTTATAGGTATAGAATATGTACCAGAAGCAATAGAAGACGCAAAAGTAAACAGTGAAGTCAACAATATCACCAATACGTTATTCTATGCCGGTGACATGAAAGACATTCTTACAGATGATTTCATTGCTGAACACGGACATCCAGACATTATTATCACTGACCCACCACGTGCAGGAATGCACCAAGACGTGGTAGACGTGATACTAAACGCAGCACCAAAGAGAATCGTTTATGTAAGTTGTAACCCAGCAACACAGGCGCGTGATTTAGCTTTGATGGATGCTGAATATAAAGTAGCCAAGGTACAACCCGTGGACATGTTTCCACACACTCCACATGTTGAAAATGTTGTGCTATTGGAAAAAAAGTAG
- a CDS encoding porin yields MKKLLLITTMALAAISSNAQESKPLFNNIKLSGYGMAQYTYKGQKDEESNSFNIRMLRLVLDGRIQNDFYWKAQIQFNGNTSTLGNSPRVVDLFTEWQKYDFFKVKIGQFKRPFTFENPLHPIDEGFMSYSQAVSKLAGFNDRNGEQASNGRDIGLQIQGDFLRNGEGRNLLHYQIGVFNGQGTNTKDVDQRKDIIGGFWIMPVKGMRLGAFGWEGSSARKGTWKDENGETQTGVRSLPKYRYAISGEYIANDWTFRSEYVHSTGKAFKTTINSNEDNSKCDLNTTIGDKADGFYGMVIAPVVSKKLYAKVRYDMYRPSATWATSNTQYEAGVNYMINKNFQIDLEYARVNNRAQSDYNILDAQVDFRF; encoded by the coding sequence ATGAAAAAACTTTTATTAATTACAACGATGGCATTAGCTGCAATATCCAGCAATGCCCAAGAGTCTAAACCATTGTTCAACAATATCAAACTGTCAGGTTATGGTATGGCCCAGTATACTTATAAAGGGCAAAAGGACGAAGAAAGCAACAGTTTCAATATTAGAATGTTGCGTCTTGTTCTTGACGGAAGAATCCAGAATGACTTTTATTGGAAAGCCCAGATTCAATTTAATGGCAACACATCTACACTTGGAAATAGTCCTCGTGTTGTTGACTTGTTTACAGAATGGCAGAAATACGATTTCTTCAAAGTTAAAATTGGACAATTCAAACGTCCGTTTACATTTGAAAACCCTCTTCACCCTATTGACGAAGGTTTTATGAGTTATAGTCAAGCTGTTTCAAAACTAGCAGGATTCAATGACCGCAATGGCGAACAGGCAAGTAACGGCCGTGATATCGGTTTGCAAATCCAAGGTGATTTCCTAAGAAATGGTGAAGGTAGAAATCTTCTTCATTACCAAATCGGTGTATTCAACGGACAAGGTACCAATACTAAAGATGTAGACCAACGCAAAGATATCATTGGTGGCTTCTGGATAATGCCTGTAAAGGGGATGAGACTTGGAGCATTTGGCTGGGAAGGTTCTAGTGCAAGAAAAGGTACATGGAAAGATGAAAATGGTGAAACACAAACAGGTGTTCGCTCATTACCAAAATATAGATATGCAATAAGCGGTGAATATATTGCCAACGATTGGACATTCCGTTCTGAATACGTTCACTCAACAGGTAAAGCATTCAAGACTACAATAAACAGCAATGAAGACAATTCTAAATGCGATTTAAACACTACTATTGGTGACAAAGCTGATGGTTTCTACGGAATGGTTATAGCTCCAGTTGTAAGCAAAAAATTATATGCAAAAGTTCGTTACGATATGTATCGTCCAAGTGCAACATGGGCTACTTCTAACACACAATACGAAGCTGGTGTAAACTATATGATTAATAAGAATTTCCAAATAGATTTGGAATATGCACGAGTTAACAATCGTGCTCAATCTGATTACAACATATTAGACGCACAAGTTGATTTCAGATTCTAA